One Ilumatobacter coccineus YM16-304 genomic window, CGTCGAGCGGGTCGGCGACCCGCGCCGGGCGATCCCGGTCGCGTTGGTCATGGGAATCGTCGGGTACGGCATCGGCATCGTCTCGTTCACGACCGGTGCGTGGTGGCTCGTGCCAGGCGCGGCGATCCTGCTCGGTTCGGCGTCGGGCGTGTTGATGGGCAGCGGGTTGGCGATCACCGAGGAGATCGCTGACGAGTCGAACCGCGGCTCGCTGAGCGCGACCTTCTATCTGGCGGCCTATTCGGGCATGTCGATGCCGCTCGTGATCACGGGGCTCGGCAACCTGACGTCGACGACGACCGCCTTGTGCACGGTGACCGGTGTGTGCGTGGTGGCGACGGCGGTGGTCACGGCCAACCTGCGGCTCGGGCGGCGACCCGGATCGGAAGCGGCCGTCACCGGCTGACTAGCGTGACATCCATGTCCGATGCCGCGCTCGCCTCGAAGATCCCGCACGTCGACTACTTGGTGCTCGACGACGGTGACCCGTACCTCGTTGCCGAGGAGTGCACGTCGTGTGGCGCTCGCTTCTTCGGTCGGCGCAATGCGTGTGCCGCCTGTTTCGCGACGGAGTTCACGACGGTGCCGATCGCTCGGGAGGGCACGGTGACGGCGTTCACGATCGTGGCGTTCGCGGCGCCCGGTGTGCCGGTGCCGTTCGTTGCGTCGGTCGTCGACTGCGACGGCACGAGCGTCAAGGGCAACATCATCAACGTCGATCCCGACCCGGCGAACATCCAGACCGGCATGAAGGTTCGCCTCGCCACCTACTCGCTCGGCACCGACGACAACGGCGTCGAAGCCATCGGCTACGGCTTCGAGCCATGACACTTCGTGCGGTCGGCATCTCGCTTCGCTCGGCCTCCCTGCGTTCCCTGCGGCGCGTTCTTCTCCCGACAACTCACACCTGACGACACCAGCATCTCAGACCCGAAAGGAACTCACACTCACATCGACTCGCGGCCGCCGCCGGGAGCGCCAGCGACCAAGGCTGGCGTCTCGCCGATCAGACGCTGACCGCACCGACTCGAGGTGAGGCGAGACCAAACACCACGAAAGGAACTCACACTCACATCGACTCGCGGCCGCCGCCGGGAGCGCCAGCGACCAAGGCTGGCGTCTCGCCGATCAGACGGTTCCACCACGCGACCGAGGTGAGGCGAGACAAATGATCATGGACATCTTCATTCTCGGTATCAACATGACGAAGTTCGGCAAGCACTTCGACAAGGACGTCGTCGATCTCGGCGCGGAGGCGATGATGGCTGCGCTCGCCGATGGTGGCGTGTCGATGGCCGACATCGGCATCCTCGCAGCGGGCAACCTGATGGGTTCGGGTGGCATCGGCCAGGAGCTGCAGAAGCAGGTCGGGCAGACCGGCATCCCGGTGTACAACGTGTCGAACGCGTGTGCCACGGGGGCGACGGCGTTGCGGACGGCGATCATGGCGATCAAGGCCGGCGAGTGCGACATGGGCTTGGCGGTCGGCGTGGAGAAGCTGGCGGGTGCCGGCCTCCTCGGTGGCGGTGGCAACGCATCGGCGTCCGAGAAGCACGAGTGGGAACCGAAGGGCCGGGTGGGCGCGGTGACCGGCGTCGACGGTCGTATCGGGAGCGCGACGATGCCGGCGCTGTTCGCGCAGATCGGCACGGAGTACGACCACAAGTACGGCGGCGAGGGGTCGCGTGCCGACTTCGAGTTGTTCGCTCGCATCAG contains:
- a CDS encoding Zn-ribbon domain-containing OB-fold protein encodes the protein MSDAALASKIPHVDYLVLDDGDPYLVAEECTSCGARFFGRRNACAACFATEFTTVPIAREGTVTAFTIVAFAAPGVPVPFVASVVDCDGTSVKGNIINVDPDPANIQTGMKVRLATYSLGTDDNGVEAIGYGFEP